One window from the genome of Anopheles merus strain MAF chromosome 3R, AmerM5.1, whole genome shotgun sequence encodes:
- the LOC121595711 gene encoding DNA-binding protein RFXANK, with the protein MSSSPNSEDDRKMDFNPLLLASGKRKSAFLPYKPSNTVLTNLQRGNTEANIPSEICLNFHEKTGQGEITEEQIRAEQAVDVPDADQFTPLHWACYYGQLAAASILIKCGADVNRQAMDMITPILLAGAGGHNEIVRLLVENGAVVNHMDIVGNTALMYAAAGNHPHTCNELLNSGASFTETNEDGESAYSLAVKNNANLAQAVLENHITALLMT; encoded by the exons ATGAGCTCGTCTCCAAATTCCGAGGATGATAG AAAGATGGATTTCAACCCATTGCTGCTGGCGAGCGGTAAAAGGAAAAGTGCCTTCCTGCCGTACAAGCCTTCGAACACAGTGCTAACAAACTTGCAGCGCGGCAACACGGAAGCAAACATTCCCAGTGAAATCTGTCTCAACTTTCACGAAAAAACCGGACAAGGGGAAATAACCGAGGAACAGATACGGGCGGAACAGGCGGTCGACGTTCCAGATGCCGATCAGTTCACGCCGCTCCATTGGGCGTGCTACTATGGACAGCTTGCGGCGGCCAGTATTCTTATCAA GTGTGGTGCGGATGTTAACAGACAAGCAATGGACATGATCACCCCGATACTGCTGGCAGGAGCAGGTGGACACAATGAGATCGTCCGATTGCTGGTGGAAAACGGAGCAGTGGTCAATCACATGGACATCGTAGGCAATACTGCGCTCATGTACGCGGCTGCCGGCAACCATCCCCACACCTGTAACGAGCTGCTTAATTCCGGGGCTAGCTTTACCGAGACGAACGAGGACGGGGAGTCCGCCTACTCGCTGGCGGTGAAAAACAACGCTAATCTTGCGCAGGCTGTACTAGAAAATCACATCACAGCACTGCTGATGACGTGA
- the LOC121597143 gene encoding arginine kinase-like isoform X3: MCTASNDINGIVRYLAGRFPETLSATDDDGRTPLHYAATLKDNGHFYNLLTHLGANPKVEDSLNHSAEYYLGHVQSQGILSHRQLLRDYGAKEELADEMLNDQVPDDLHSARRPLDDVDTLTTLERCFKIIHEPIDDLVVKSVGLPTNSVPGSASSLRILITSYLARFLKRSVFDKVKKRQTRLDHNLFDLIWPAMKKATKEKRLDEDLNVGIVIPDYDVFVVFQEFLVPLIKDVHCMEGTQPLMPHPAMQFFPRYAINDQQPDAAASPTASNNGNILRENPDSVQLNLDTSGKYITGCVIECARNLDAYEFPLNLGIAQLEQVERLITARVLSMDFVHATGETELGTYYSMNEILENPSEIRTILATNGLLIPLLDHTDPYQTAESIAINGRYWPYGRGVYVSVDGSLVVWVNAQDHLRLLCCTGSKDPAAIGAAYSKVGRAMNFLEEWIMFKHSYFLGCLLSRPSFLGTGLKFTLTLVLPHLCKEKENLRHLCVVRGLQLFTGDGDGPTVRMCNMRSLAQTEWQLFQDFSSAITNVVALEKELSMSNSLHIAATLLRIFRKKKHSLAADGAVSQN, encoded by the exons ATGTGTACCGCATCCAACGATATAAAcg GCATTGTGCGGTATCTGGCTGGCCGGTTTCCCGAAACGCTCAGCGCAACGGATGACGATGGTCGGACGCCACTGCATTATGCGGCCACGCTCAAGGACAATGGGCACTTTTACAATCTCCTAACACACCTAGGCGCCAACCCAAAGGTGGAGGATAGT TTGAACCATTCGGCCGAATACTATCTCGGACACGTGCAGTCGCAGGGTATCCTTTCCCATCGGCAACTATTGCGCGACTATGGTGCCAAGGAGGAGCTCGCCGATGAGATGCTGAACGATCAAG TTCCAGACGATCTACATAGTGCCCGCCGGCCGCTCGACGACGTCGACACGCTAACAACGCTGGAGCGATGCTTCAAAATCATCCACGAACCGATCGACGATCTGGTGGTAAAGTCGGTCGGCCTGCCTACCAACAGTGTGCCGGGCAGTGCGTCATCGCTCCGCATCCTGATCACCTCCTATTTGGCCCGCTTCCTGAAGCGCAGCGTCTTCGACAAGGTGAAAAAGCGCCAAACCCGGCTCGATCACAATCTGTTCGACCTGATCTGGCCGGCGATGAAGAAGGCGACCAAGGAGAAACGGCTAGACGAGGACCTGAACGTCGGTATCGTTATACCGGACTACGATGTGTTCGTCGTGTTCCAGGAGTTTCTGGTGCCACTGATCAAGGATGTACACTGCATGGAGGGAACGCAACCGCTGATGCCACACCCGGCAATGCAGTTCTTCCCACGGTACGCGATCAACGATCAGCAACCGGATGCTGCCGCCTCTCCGACGGCCAGTAACAATGGGAACATACTGCGTGAAAATCCGGACAGTGTGCAGCTCAATCTGGACACGTCCGGGAAGTACATTACGGGGTGTGTGATCGAGTGTGCCAGGAATTTAGATGCGTACGAGTTCCCGCTCAATCTCGGTATCGCTCAGCTCGAGCAGGTGGAGCGCCTGATCACGGCGCGTGTGCTTTCGATGGACTTTGTGCACGCCACCGGGGAGACGGAGCTGGGCACGTACTACAGCATGAACGAAATTTTGGAAAATCCGTCCGAAATTCGCACAATATTAGCCACCAATGGGCTGCTCATTCCGTTGCTAGATCACACGGATCCATACCAGACGGCCGAATCGATCGCTATCAATGGAAGGTATTGGCCGTATGGGCGCGGCGTGTACGTCAGCGTCGATGGCAGTCTGGTGGTGTGGGTCAACGCGCAAGACCACCTGCGATTGCTTTGCTGCACCGGAAGTAAAGATCCTGCGGCGATCGGTGCCGCCTACTCGAAGGTCGGCCGTGCCATGAACTTTCTCGAGGAATGGATCATGTTCAAGCACAGCTACTTCCTAGGCTGTCTCCTGTCAAGGCCCTCCTTTCTCGGCACCGGTCTAAAGTTCACGCTAACGCTTGTGCTACCTCATCTTTGCAAGGAGAAGGAAAATTTGCGCCACCTGTGCGTCGTGCGCGGATTGCAGCTCTTCACCGGCGATGGCGACGGTCCGACGGTGCGGATGTGCAACATGCGCAGCCTAGCCCAGACCGAGTGGCAACTGTTTCAGGACTTTAGCAGTGCCATCACGAACGTGGTGGCGCTCGAGAAGGAACTGTCCATGTCGAACTCGTTGCACATTGCGGCGACACTGTTGCGCATCTTTCGTAAGAAAAAGCACAGCCTGGCAGCGGACGGTGCCGTGTCGCAGAACTGA
- the LOC121595712 gene encoding uncharacterized protein LOC121595712, producing MSLGPFFRSPFTDLTASMVNFQQYDKCGELEMASIDCLEAYGTVRGAKKCADLLADFQECAFMTKQIARFRAMRMERHRQGWNGERKGDGYYAPPPRVDAY from the exons ATGTCGCTTGGACCGTTCTTCCGCTCACCGTTCACTGATCTGACCGCGTCGATGGTCAACTTCCAGCAGTACGATAAGTGCGGCGAGCTGGAGATGGCTTCGATCGACTGCCTCGAAGCGTACGGTACTGTGCGCGGTGCGAAGAAGTGTGCCGATCTGCTGGCCGACTTCCAGGAGTGCGCGTTCATGACGAAACAGATCGCTAGATTCCGg GCAATGCGAATGGAAAGACATCGTCAGGGATGGAATGGTGAGCGCAAGGGCGATGGATATTACGCACCACCGCCGCGTGTCGATGCCTACTAG
- the LOC121595710 gene encoding transmembrane protein 214-A yields MAADWAVVGKQKKSRKQTGGDKKTQSQNGSESAPKIEDMVDMDEICSLYSDVKDDVFAKFNGLKDANTGAKADPKKTLAPVNGKRTATPVRDQALQQGGGGGGGGSNKNNQQREPESGAAPAKQTYRNLDAALRAISAPDLHSQLAAVNVSFKDNHLMLLKALTGILNDKLRVDDAAADPLYSNKPTTYPYKTMPTALRTVIDECIGKANEENVKYFYDLTLSNLASDLNKGLPHLGHKVILQAIAMHYPSACVNNLARNAILRNSYQNRHNIGLSLLWALGQGGYNDLDVGLKVWQDIMVPVMELKNYNRFTSDYVVRILRLHRAHRLTLGGSEFLTILSSLTTQPKACRELDEAAQLLVERYVFSAPKASATFTMLFKNISFITRPEMIYYGLALCLLEDPESAAVWLGLYRNNVETSLAILSYLNTSSQKNCGKLLGEDHFIRFLSDVEKLNEELQQSKKKIEGLESVTSILKEVQGKSKKKQSSKVNSKSSSSVTSVLCSFLLATFLLFGVTGALIGYDTYRAGGKFEASFTGQTLKQAGLLPAVQDAWTCTMKYSARGYKWAETNVPVYYQATSKALGPYVEFSIDFGKVLWNGTKKGFANMKLLAEQKLPVVADFIEQYAPGLPKKIGDASCSFCDTVSTFASNAYKHTFEFFKTQVFVGKLSMESLGKAFNSTQQAAAQYYSWFNDQVDFYAKLK; encoded by the exons ATGGCTGCCGACTGGGCGGTTGTTGGCAAACAGAAGAAATCCCGTAAACAGACGGGAggagacaaaaaaacgcaatcCCAGAATGGATCCGAGAGTGCTCCAAAAATAGAAGACATGG TTGACATGGATGAAATCTGCTCCCTGTACAGCGATGTGAAGGACGATGTGTTTGCGAAATTTAACGGTTTGAAGGACGCCAACACCGGTGCGAAGGCCGACCCGAAAAAGACGCTCGCACCCGTTAATGGCAAGCGGACGGCGACACCTGTACGCGATCAGGCGCTACAGcagggcggtggtggtggtggtggtggtagtaacaaaaacaatcagcaACGGGAACCGGAATCGGGCGCGGCTCCGGCCAAGCAAACGTACAGGAACTTGGATGCGGCCTTACGTGCGATCAGTGCGCCGGATCTGCACTCCCAGCTTGCGGCCGTGAACGTAAGCTTCAAGGACAATCATCTGATGCTGCTAAAGGCACTGACTGGAATACTGAACGACAAACTGCGGGTGGACGATGCGGCCGCCGACCCACTGTACAGCAACAAACCGACCACCTACCCGTACAAAACGATGCCCACCGCGCTGCGCACGGTGATTGATGAGTGTATTGGGAAGGCGAATGAGGAGAATGTGAAATATTTCTACGACCTGACGCTGTCTAATTTGGCCAGCGATCTGAACAAGGGTTTGCCCCATCTCGGACACAAGGTGATACTGCAGGCGATCGCGATGCACTATCCGTCGGCCTGTGTAAATAATCTCGCTCGCAATGCGATACTGCGAAATTCGTACCAAAACCGGCACAACATTGGACTGAGCCTGCTGTGGGCCTTGGGTCAGGGTGGGTACAACGATCTGGACGTTGGGCTGAAGGTGTGGCAGGACATCATGGTGCCGGTGATGGAGCTGAAAAACTATAACCGTTTCACGAGCGATTACGTCGTGCGTATCCTTCGACTGCATCGTGCACATAG ACTCACGCTGGGTGGCAGCGAGTTCCTCACGATCCTCAGCTCGCTGACAACGCAACCCAAAGCGTGCCGCGAACTGGATGAGGCAGCTCAACTGCTGGTGGAACGGTACGTGTTCAGCGCACCGAAGGCATCGGCCACCTTCACGATGCTGTTCAAGAACATCTCCTTCATCACGCGGCCGGAGATGATTTACTACGGACTGGCACTGTGCCTGTTGGAAGATCCTGAATCGGCAGCCGTCTGGTTAGGGTTGTACCGGAACAATGTGGAAACTTCGCTCGCCATACTGAGCTATCTGA ATACTTCATCGCAGAAAAACTGCGGCAAACTATTAGGTGAGGACCACTTCATTCGGTTTTTGTCGGACGTGGAAAAACTGAACGAAGAACTTCAGCAGTCAAAGAAGAAAATCGAAGGCCTGGAATCGGTTACTAGTATACTAAAG GAAGTGCAGGGCAAATCGAAGAAGAAGCAATCGTCAAAGGTGAACAGCAAATCTTCTTCCTCGGTCACTTCCGTCCTCTGCAGCTTCCTGCTGGCCACATTCCTGCTGTTCGGCGTGACTGGCGCGCTCATAGGCTATGACACGTACCGGGCCGGCGGCAAGTTCGAGGCTTCGTTCACCGGGCAGACGCTGAAGCAGGCCGGACTGCTGCCGGCGGTACAGGATGCGTGGACCTGCACGATGAAGTACAGTGCCCGCGGCTACAAGTGGGCCGAAACGAACGTACCGGTGTACTATCAAGCCACCAGCAAG GCCCTTGGACCATACGTAGAATTTTCGATAGATTTTGGCAAAGTTCTCTGGAATGGTACGAAGAAGGGCTTCGCCAACATGAAGCTGCTAGCTGAGCAGAAGCTTCCAGTGGTGGCCGATTTC aTTGAACAGTACGCACCGGGACTGCCGAAGAAGATCGGTGATGCATCATGCTCGTTCTGTGACACCGTGAGCACGTTTGCGTCCAATGCGTACAAGCACACGTTCGAGTTCTTCAAGACACAGGTGTTTGT TGGGAAACTTTCCATGGAAAGCTTGGGAAAAGCCTTCAACAGTACCCAACAGGCTGCTGCTCAGTACTATAGTTGGTTCAACGATCAGGTTGACTTCTATGCCAAGCTAAAGTAG